In one Cygnus olor isolate bCygOlo1 chromosome 27, bCygOlo1.pri.v2, whole genome shotgun sequence genomic region, the following are encoded:
- the LOC121060426 gene encoding serine/threonine-protein kinase BRSK1-like isoform X1 translates to MPEPSAVASRGLASASPGRAALAGHQLGAVLMSGPCRDDFTRQVSAREERLQRGRAVAPSSSPSPSGTERDLARRSQAPRADQSARWGEKETRCLREGARAGRGIVQGGSLRPSGPCPPHRGGGGKRKGRSKKWREILRFPHISQCNELRRGLEPDYGSLCEKQPIGRLLFRQFCETRPELLRCIRFLDAAADYELAPDEKRKEMGEEIIFRFLRQESPDYLPEISQAHVSQCLEELQKSPCKELFSSCLHPLRQYLSRAPFADYLDSMYFDRFLQWKYLERQSVTKDTFRQYRILGKGGFGEVCACQVRATGKMYACKKLEKKRIKKRKGEAMALNEKQILEKVNSRFVVSLAYAYETKDALCLVLTIMNGGDLKFHIYNMGNPGFKDERVVFYAAEICCGLQHLHQEGIVYRDLKPENILLDDDGHIRISDLGLAIKIPEGETIRGRVGTVGYMAPEVINNERYAFSPDWWGLGCLVYEMIAGQSPFRARKERVKREEVEKRVQEQQEHYSDKFSEDARAICMLLLAKDPQQRLGCGADGAAEVKRHPFFRTINFKRLEAGITKPSFVPDVRREAAQVPWNGGDETPADGTLGPPAPGRVLQGRAGHRAVLHRERRQPGPSRQRFLRQVCHRQRLHPLAERDDRDRVLQGPQCLRTQRDPLPGPGLEAAARAPQAQPSAAPLPPPPSRLHHRCQRAVPAAGSHELAPSRGRRRLPSPEHGTGTVLTLLLRPQGAGAAPSPLLAVSGPSWTAVGAAGAGVSWRRGGTKASRGWCARWRRGAGGKQISSPSRCDPTVSPAPLPSPPAPRFGGQHLPRAPWGLLSPHPRAGFGCCDWQHPFLLCLSPGSAGVILSPAPSVTSAGAGGPRVYLRSPNRNKAALEQGGWEHPGVLHGLGTWGGTCPGVAQPRSPPLLEPLTAARM, encoded by the exons ATGCCGGAGCCCAGCGCAGTGGCGTCCCGCGGGCTCGCCTCGGCGTcaccggggcgggcggcgctggCCGGCCACCAGCTCGGAGCCGTGCTGATGTCAGGTCCCTGCAGGGATGACTTCACGCGCCAAGTATCTGCCCGGGAGGAGCGGCtgcagcggggccgtgccgtTGCCCCCTCCTCGTCCCCGTCTCCATCGGGGACAGAGCGTGATCTGGCCAGGCGCTCGCAGGCCCCGCGCGCAGACCAGTCGGCGCggtggggagagaaggaaaccAGATGTTTACGGGAGGGAGCCCGTGCGGGACGCGGCATTGTTCAGGGAGGAAGCCTGCGCCCCTCCGGACCCTGCCCGCCCCACCGAG GTGGTGGCGGCAAGCGGAAAGGCCGGAGCAAGAAGTGGAGGGAGATCCTGCGGTTCCCGCACATCAGCCAGTGCAACGAGCTGCGGCGAGGCCTGG AGCCGGACTACGGCAGCCTGTGCGAGAAGCAGCCCATCGGGCGGCTGCTCTTCCGACAGTTCTGCGAGACGCGGCCGGAGCTCCTGCGCTGCATTCGCTTCCTGGACGCTGCG GCGGACTACGAGCTGGCCCCAGATGAGAAGCGCAAGGAGATGGGCGAGGAGATCATCTTCAGGTTCCTGCGGCAGGAG TCCCCCGATTACCTGCCCGAGATCAGCCAGGCCCACGTCAGCCAgtgcctggaggagctgcagaaaagcCCCTGCAAAGAGCtcttcagcagctgcctgca ccccctgcgcCAGTACCTGAGCAGGGCGCCCTTCGCCGACTACCTGGACAGCATGTACTTCGACCGCTTCCTGCAGTGGAAGTACCTGGAGAG GCAGTCGGTCACCAAGGACACGTTTCGGCAGTACAGGATCCTGGGCAAAGGCGGCTTCGGAGAG GTGTGCGCCTGCCAGGTGCGCGCCACGGGGAAGATGTACGCCTGCaagaagctggagaagaaaCGGATCAAGAAGCGGAAAGGGGAGGCGATGGCCCTGAATGAGAAGCAGATCCTGGAGAAGGTCAACAGTCGCTTCGTG GTGAGCCTGGCGTACGCCTACGAGACCAAGGACGCGCTGTGCCTGGTGCTGACCATCATGAACGGCGGCGACCTCAAGTTCCACATCTACAACATGGGCAACCCCGGCTTCAAGGACGAGCGCGTGGTCTTCTACGCGGCCGAGATCTGCTGCGGCCTCCAGCACCTGCACCAGGAGGGCATCGTGTACAg GGACCTGAAGCCAGAGAACATCTTACTGGATGACGATG GCCACATCAGGATCTCCGACCTGGGGCTGGCGATCAAGATCCCCGAGGGCGAGACGATCCGGGGCCGCGTGGGCACCGTGGGCTACATGG CCCCCGAGGTGATCAACAACGAGCGCTACGCCTTCAGCCCCGACTGGTGGGGCCTGGGCTGCCTGGTGTACGAGATGATCGCGGGGCAGTCGCCCTTCCGTGCCCGCAAGGAGCGGGTGAAgcgggaggaggtggagaagcgggtgcaggagcagcaggagcactaCTCCGACAAGTTCAGTGAGGACGCCAGGGCCATCTGCATGCTG ctcctggccaAGGACCCCCAGCAGCGGCTGGGCTGCGGGGCGGACGGGGCCGCCGAGGTGAAGCGCCATCCCTTCTTCAGGACCATCAACTTCAAGCGCCTGGAGGCCGGCATCACGAAGCCCTCGTTCGTGCCGGATGTAAGGCGCGAGGCCGCGCAGGTGCCATGGAATGGGGGGGACGAGACCCCAGCTGATGGCACTTtgggccccccagccccgggccgTGTATTGCAAGGACGTGCTGGACATCGAGCAGTTCTCCACCGTGAAAGGCGTCAACCTGGACCAAGCCGACAACGATTTCTACGCCAAGTTTGCCACCGGCAGCGTCTCCATCCCCTGGCAGAACGAG ATGATCGAGACCGAGTGCTTCAAGGACCTCAATGTCTTCGGACCCAACGGGACCCGCTCCCCGGACCTGGACTGGAGGCAGCTGCCCGAGCCCCCCAAGCGCAGCCTTCTGCAGCGCCTCTTCCGCCGCCAC CCAGCCGACTACACCATCGGTGCCAACGTGCCGTCCCCGCAGCCGGCAGCCACGAACTCGCACCTTCCCGCGGCCGGCGCCGCCTGCCAAGCCCGGAGCACGGCACCGGCACCGTCCTGACCCTGCTCCTCCGTCCCCAGGGagccggggcagccccgagccccctcctTGCCGTCTCAGGGCCATCTTGGACTGCAGTGGGtgctgccggggccggggtcTCGTGGAGGCGAGGTGGGACAAAGGCCAGCAGGGGCTGGTGTGCGCGGTGGCGGAGGGGCGCAGGGGGGAAGCAGATCTCATCCCCATCCCGCTGTGACCCCACAGtttccccagcccctctccccagcccaccaGCTCCCCGTTTTGGGGGTCAGCACCTGCCGAGGGCACCCTGGGggctcctctccccccaccccagggctGGGTTCGGGTGCTGTGACTGGCAGCACccatttttgctgtgtttgagCCCGGGCAGTGCCGGCGTTATCTTATCGCCGGCTCCGAGCGTGACCTCTGCGGgcgcgggggggccgcgggTTTATCTGCGCTCTCCAAATAGAAACAAAGCAGCCTtggagcaggggggctgggaGCACCCCGGGGTCCTGCATGGGCTGGGGACGTGGGGAGGGACCTGCCCGGGGGTGGCACAGCCTCGTTCCCCCCCCTTGCTTGAGCCACTGACGGCCGCCAGAATGTGA
- the LOC121060426 gene encoding G protein-coupled receptor kinase 5-like isoform X5 produces the protein MELENIVANTVLLKAREGGGGKRKGRSKKWREILRFPHISQCNELRRGLEPDYGSLCEKQPIGRLLFRQFCETRPELLRCIRFLDAAADYELAPDEKRKEMGEEIIFRFLRQESPDYLPEISQAHVSQCLEELQKSPCKELFSSCLHPLRQYLSRAPFADYLDSMYFDRFLQWKYLERQSVTKDTFRQYRILGKGGFGEVCACQVRATGKMYACKKLEKKRIKKRKGEAMALNEKQILEKVNSRFVVSLAYAYETKDALCLVLTIMNGGDLKFHIYNMGNPGFKDERVVFYAAEICCGLQHLHQEGIVYRDLKPENILLDDDGEEETHGVGPCPRSWLWGRVSVRPRGGNLGATGCVPGEGAWGLGDGAPQPLPAAGHIRISDLGLAIKIPEGETIRGRVGTVGYMAPEVINNERYAFSPDWWGLGCLVYEMIAGQSPFRARKERVKREEVEKRVQEQQEHYSDKFSEDARAICMLLLAKDPQQRLGCGADGAAEVKRHPFFRTINFKRLEAGITKPSFVPDPRAVYCKDVLDIEQFSTVKGVNLDQADNDFYAKFATGSVSIPWQNEMIETECFKDLNVFGPNGTRSPDLDWRQLPEPPKRSLLQRLFRRHPADYTIGANVPSPQPAATNSHLPAAGAACQARSTAPAPS, from the exons ATGGAGCTGGAGAACATCGTGGCCAACACCGTGCTGCTGAAGGCCCGCGAAG GTGGTGGCGGCAAGCGGAAAGGCCGGAGCAAGAAGTGGAGGGAGATCCTGCGGTTCCCGCACATCAGCCAGTGCAACGAGCTGCGGCGAGGCCTGG AGCCGGACTACGGCAGCCTGTGCGAGAAGCAGCCCATCGGGCGGCTGCTCTTCCGACAGTTCTGCGAGACGCGGCCGGAGCTCCTGCGCTGCATTCGCTTCCTGGACGCTGCG GCGGACTACGAGCTGGCCCCAGATGAGAAGCGCAAGGAGATGGGCGAGGAGATCATCTTCAGGTTCCTGCGGCAGGAG TCCCCCGATTACCTGCCCGAGATCAGCCAGGCCCACGTCAGCCAgtgcctggaggagctgcagaaaagcCCCTGCAAAGAGCtcttcagcagctgcctgca ccccctgcgcCAGTACCTGAGCAGGGCGCCCTTCGCCGACTACCTGGACAGCATGTACTTCGACCGCTTCCTGCAGTGGAAGTACCTGGAGAG GCAGTCGGTCACCAAGGACACGTTTCGGCAGTACAGGATCCTGGGCAAAGGCGGCTTCGGAGAG GTGTGCGCCTGCCAGGTGCGCGCCACGGGGAAGATGTACGCCTGCaagaagctggagaagaaaCGGATCAAGAAGCGGAAAGGGGAGGCGATGGCCCTGAATGAGAAGCAGATCCTGGAGAAGGTCAACAGTCGCTTCGTG GTGAGCCTGGCGTACGCCTACGAGACCAAGGACGCGCTGTGCCTGGTGCTGACCATCATGAACGGCGGCGACCTCAAGTTCCACATCTACAACATGGGCAACCCCGGCTTCAAGGACGAGCGCGTGGTCTTCTACGCGGCCGAGATCTGCTGCGGCCTCCAGCACCTGCACCAGGAGGGCATCGTGTACAg GGACCTGAAGCCAGAGAACATCTTACTGGATGACGATGGTGAGGAGGAGACCCACGGGGTCGGGCCCTGCCCGCGCTCCTGGCTTTGGGGCCGGGTCTCCGTGCGCCCCCGAGGAGGCAACTTGGGGGCCACTGGGTGTGTTCCTGGGGAGGGCGCGTGGGGGCTCGGGGATGGGGCCCCCCAACCCCTCCCTGCCGCAGGCCACATCAGGATCTCCGACCTGGGGCTGGCGATCAAGATCCCCGAGGGCGAGACGATCCGGGGCCGCGTGGGCACCGTGGGCTACATGG CCCCCGAGGTGATCAACAACGAGCGCTACGCCTTCAGCCCCGACTGGTGGGGCCTGGGCTGCCTGGTGTACGAGATGATCGCGGGGCAGTCGCCCTTCCGTGCCCGCAAGGAGCGGGTGAAgcgggaggaggtggagaagcgggtgcaggagcagcaggagcactaCTCCGACAAGTTCAGTGAGGACGCCAGGGCCATCTGCATGCTG ctcctggccaAGGACCCCCAGCAGCGGCTGGGCTGCGGGGCGGACGGGGCCGCCGAGGTGAAGCGCCATCCCTTCTTCAGGACCATCAACTTCAAGCGCCTGGAGGCCGGCATCACGAAGCCCTCGTTCGTGCCGGAT ccccgggccgTGTATTGCAAGGACGTGCTGGACATCGAGCAGTTCTCCACCGTGAAAGGCGTCAACCTGGACCAAGCCGACAACGATTTCTACGCCAAGTTTGCCACCGGCAGCGTCTCCATCCCCTGGCAGAACGAG ATGATCGAGACCGAGTGCTTCAAGGACCTCAATGTCTTCGGACCCAACGGGACCCGCTCCCCGGACCTGGACTGGAGGCAGCTGCCCGAGCCCCCCAAGCGCAGCCTTCTGCAGCGCCTCTTCCGCCGCCAC CCAGCCGACTACACCATCGGTGCCAACGTGCCGTCCCCGCAGCCGGCAGCCACGAACTCGCACCTTCCCGCGGCCGGCGCCGCCTGCCAAGCCCGGAGCACGGCACCGGCACCGTCCTGA
- the LOC121060426 gene encoding G protein-coupled receptor kinase 5-like isoform X7, with amino-acid sequence MELENIVANTVLLKAREGGGGKRKGRSKKWREILRFPHISQCNELRRGLEPDYGSLCEKQPIGRLLFRQFCETRPELLRCIRFLDAAADYELAPDEKRKEMGEEIIFRFLRQESPDYLPEISQAHVSQCLEELQKSPCKELFSSCLHPLRQYLSRAPFADYLDSMYFDRFLQWKYLERQSVTKDTFRQYRILGKGGFGEVCACQVRATGKMYACKKLEKKRIKKRKGEAMALNEKQILEKVNSRFVVSLAYAYETKDALCLVLTIMNGGDLKFHIYNMGNPGFKDERVVFYAAEICCGLQHLHQEGIVYRDLKPENILLDDDGHIRISDLGLAIKIPEGETIRGRVGTVGYMAPEVINNERYAFSPDWWGLGCLVYEMIAGQSPFRARKERVKREEVEKRVQEQQEHYSDKFSEDARAICMLLLAKDPQQRLGCGADGAAEVKRHPFFRTINFKRLEAGITKPSFVPDPRAVYCKDVLDIEQFSTVKGVNLDQADNDFYAKFATGSVSIPWQNEMIETECFKDLNVFGPNGTRSPDLDWRQLPEPPKRSLLQRLFRRHPADYTIGANVPSPQPAATNSHLPAAGAACQARSTAPAPS; translated from the exons ATGGAGCTGGAGAACATCGTGGCCAACACCGTGCTGCTGAAGGCCCGCGAAG GTGGTGGCGGCAAGCGGAAAGGCCGGAGCAAGAAGTGGAGGGAGATCCTGCGGTTCCCGCACATCAGCCAGTGCAACGAGCTGCGGCGAGGCCTGG AGCCGGACTACGGCAGCCTGTGCGAGAAGCAGCCCATCGGGCGGCTGCTCTTCCGACAGTTCTGCGAGACGCGGCCGGAGCTCCTGCGCTGCATTCGCTTCCTGGACGCTGCG GCGGACTACGAGCTGGCCCCAGATGAGAAGCGCAAGGAGATGGGCGAGGAGATCATCTTCAGGTTCCTGCGGCAGGAG TCCCCCGATTACCTGCCCGAGATCAGCCAGGCCCACGTCAGCCAgtgcctggaggagctgcagaaaagcCCCTGCAAAGAGCtcttcagcagctgcctgca ccccctgcgcCAGTACCTGAGCAGGGCGCCCTTCGCCGACTACCTGGACAGCATGTACTTCGACCGCTTCCTGCAGTGGAAGTACCTGGAGAG GCAGTCGGTCACCAAGGACACGTTTCGGCAGTACAGGATCCTGGGCAAAGGCGGCTTCGGAGAG GTGTGCGCCTGCCAGGTGCGCGCCACGGGGAAGATGTACGCCTGCaagaagctggagaagaaaCGGATCAAGAAGCGGAAAGGGGAGGCGATGGCCCTGAATGAGAAGCAGATCCTGGAGAAGGTCAACAGTCGCTTCGTG GTGAGCCTGGCGTACGCCTACGAGACCAAGGACGCGCTGTGCCTGGTGCTGACCATCATGAACGGCGGCGACCTCAAGTTCCACATCTACAACATGGGCAACCCCGGCTTCAAGGACGAGCGCGTGGTCTTCTACGCGGCCGAGATCTGCTGCGGCCTCCAGCACCTGCACCAGGAGGGCATCGTGTACAg GGACCTGAAGCCAGAGAACATCTTACTGGATGACGATG GCCACATCAGGATCTCCGACCTGGGGCTGGCGATCAAGATCCCCGAGGGCGAGACGATCCGGGGCCGCGTGGGCACCGTGGGCTACATGG CCCCCGAGGTGATCAACAACGAGCGCTACGCCTTCAGCCCCGACTGGTGGGGCCTGGGCTGCCTGGTGTACGAGATGATCGCGGGGCAGTCGCCCTTCCGTGCCCGCAAGGAGCGGGTGAAgcgggaggaggtggagaagcgggtgcaggagcagcaggagcactaCTCCGACAAGTTCAGTGAGGACGCCAGGGCCATCTGCATGCTG ctcctggccaAGGACCCCCAGCAGCGGCTGGGCTGCGGGGCGGACGGGGCCGCCGAGGTGAAGCGCCATCCCTTCTTCAGGACCATCAACTTCAAGCGCCTGGAGGCCGGCATCACGAAGCCCTCGTTCGTGCCGGAT ccccgggccgTGTATTGCAAGGACGTGCTGGACATCGAGCAGTTCTCCACCGTGAAAGGCGTCAACCTGGACCAAGCCGACAACGATTTCTACGCCAAGTTTGCCACCGGCAGCGTCTCCATCCCCTGGCAGAACGAG ATGATCGAGACCGAGTGCTTCAAGGACCTCAATGTCTTCGGACCCAACGGGACCCGCTCCCCGGACCTGGACTGGAGGCAGCTGCCCGAGCCCCCCAAGCGCAGCCTTCTGCAGCGCCTCTTCCGCCGCCAC CCAGCCGACTACACCATCGGTGCCAACGTGCCGTCCCCGCAGCCGGCAGCCACGAACTCGCACCTTCCCGCGGCCGGCGCCGCCTGCCAAGCCCGGAGCACGGCACCGGCACCGTCCTGA
- the LOC121060426 gene encoding G protein-coupled receptor kinase 6-like isoform X2, with protein MELENIVANTVLLKAREGGGGKRKGRSKKWREILRFPHISQCNELRRGLEPDYGSLCEKQPIGRLLFRQFCETRPELLRCIRFLDAAADYELAPDEKRKEMGEEIIFRFLRQESPDYLPEISQAHVSQCLEELQKSPCKELFSSCLHPLRQYLSRAPFADYLDSMYFDRFLQWKYLERQSVTKDTFRQYRILGKGGFGEVCACQVRATGKMYACKKLEKKRIKKRKGEAMALNEKQILEKVNSRFVVSLAYAYETKDALCLVLTIMNGGDLKFHIYNMGNPGFKDERVVFYAAEICCGLQHLHQEGIVYRDLKPENILLDDDGHIRISDLGLAIKIPEGETIRGRVGTVGYMAPEVINNERYAFSPDWWGLGCLVYEMIAGQSPFRARKERVKREEVEKRVQEQQEHYSDKFSEDARAICMLLLAKDPQQRLGCGADGAAEVKRHPFFRTINFKRLEAGITKPSFVPDVRREAAQVPWNGGDETPADGTLGPPAPGRVLQGRAGHRAVLHRERRQPGPSRQRFLRQVCHRQRLHPLAERDDRDRVLQGPQCLRTQRDPLPGPGLEAAARAPQAQPSAAPLPPPPSRLHHRCQRAVPAAGSHELAPSRGRRRLPSPEHGTGTVLTLLLRPQGAGAAPSPLLAVSGPSWTAVGAAGAGVSWRRGGTKASRGWCARWRRGAGGKQISSPSRCDPTVSPAPLPSPPAPRFGGQHLPRAPWGLLSPHPRAGFGCCDWQHPFLLCLSPGSAGVILSPAPSVTSAGAGGPRVYLRSPNRNKAALEQGGWEHPGVLHGLGTWGGTCPGVAQPRSPPLLEPLTAARM; from the exons ATGGAGCTGGAGAACATCGTGGCCAACACCGTGCTGCTGAAGGCCCGCGAAG GTGGTGGCGGCAAGCGGAAAGGCCGGAGCAAGAAGTGGAGGGAGATCCTGCGGTTCCCGCACATCAGCCAGTGCAACGAGCTGCGGCGAGGCCTGG AGCCGGACTACGGCAGCCTGTGCGAGAAGCAGCCCATCGGGCGGCTGCTCTTCCGACAGTTCTGCGAGACGCGGCCGGAGCTCCTGCGCTGCATTCGCTTCCTGGACGCTGCG GCGGACTACGAGCTGGCCCCAGATGAGAAGCGCAAGGAGATGGGCGAGGAGATCATCTTCAGGTTCCTGCGGCAGGAG TCCCCCGATTACCTGCCCGAGATCAGCCAGGCCCACGTCAGCCAgtgcctggaggagctgcagaaaagcCCCTGCAAAGAGCtcttcagcagctgcctgca ccccctgcgcCAGTACCTGAGCAGGGCGCCCTTCGCCGACTACCTGGACAGCATGTACTTCGACCGCTTCCTGCAGTGGAAGTACCTGGAGAG GCAGTCGGTCACCAAGGACACGTTTCGGCAGTACAGGATCCTGGGCAAAGGCGGCTTCGGAGAG GTGTGCGCCTGCCAGGTGCGCGCCACGGGGAAGATGTACGCCTGCaagaagctggagaagaaaCGGATCAAGAAGCGGAAAGGGGAGGCGATGGCCCTGAATGAGAAGCAGATCCTGGAGAAGGTCAACAGTCGCTTCGTG GTGAGCCTGGCGTACGCCTACGAGACCAAGGACGCGCTGTGCCTGGTGCTGACCATCATGAACGGCGGCGACCTCAAGTTCCACATCTACAACATGGGCAACCCCGGCTTCAAGGACGAGCGCGTGGTCTTCTACGCGGCCGAGATCTGCTGCGGCCTCCAGCACCTGCACCAGGAGGGCATCGTGTACAg GGACCTGAAGCCAGAGAACATCTTACTGGATGACGATG GCCACATCAGGATCTCCGACCTGGGGCTGGCGATCAAGATCCCCGAGGGCGAGACGATCCGGGGCCGCGTGGGCACCGTGGGCTACATGG CCCCCGAGGTGATCAACAACGAGCGCTACGCCTTCAGCCCCGACTGGTGGGGCCTGGGCTGCCTGGTGTACGAGATGATCGCGGGGCAGTCGCCCTTCCGTGCCCGCAAGGAGCGGGTGAAgcgggaggaggtggagaagcgggtgcaggagcagcaggagcactaCTCCGACAAGTTCAGTGAGGACGCCAGGGCCATCTGCATGCTG ctcctggccaAGGACCCCCAGCAGCGGCTGGGCTGCGGGGCGGACGGGGCCGCCGAGGTGAAGCGCCATCCCTTCTTCAGGACCATCAACTTCAAGCGCCTGGAGGCCGGCATCACGAAGCCCTCGTTCGTGCCGGATGTAAGGCGCGAGGCCGCGCAGGTGCCATGGAATGGGGGGGACGAGACCCCAGCTGATGGCACTTtgggccccccagccccgggccgTGTATTGCAAGGACGTGCTGGACATCGAGCAGTTCTCCACCGTGAAAGGCGTCAACCTGGACCAAGCCGACAACGATTTCTACGCCAAGTTTGCCACCGGCAGCGTCTCCATCCCCTGGCAGAACGAG ATGATCGAGACCGAGTGCTTCAAGGACCTCAATGTCTTCGGACCCAACGGGACCCGCTCCCCGGACCTGGACTGGAGGCAGCTGCCCGAGCCCCCCAAGCGCAGCCTTCTGCAGCGCCTCTTCCGCCGCCAC CCAGCCGACTACACCATCGGTGCCAACGTGCCGTCCCCGCAGCCGGCAGCCACGAACTCGCACCTTCCCGCGGCCGGCGCCGCCTGCCAAGCCCGGAGCACGGCACCGGCACCGTCCTGACCCTGCTCCTCCGTCCCCAGGGagccggggcagccccgagccccctcctTGCCGTCTCAGGGCCATCTTGGACTGCAGTGGGtgctgccggggccggggtcTCGTGGAGGCGAGGTGGGACAAAGGCCAGCAGGGGCTGGTGTGCGCGGTGGCGGAGGGGCGCAGGGGGGAAGCAGATCTCATCCCCATCCCGCTGTGACCCCACAGtttccccagcccctctccccagcccaccaGCTCCCCGTTTTGGGGGTCAGCACCTGCCGAGGGCACCCTGGGggctcctctccccccaccccagggctGGGTTCGGGTGCTGTGACTGGCAGCACccatttttgctgtgtttgagCCCGGGCAGTGCCGGCGTTATCTTATCGCCGGCTCCGAGCGTGACCTCTGCGGgcgcgggggggccgcgggTTTATCTGCGCTCTCCAAATAGAAACAAAGCAGCCTtggagcaggggggctgggaGCACCCCGGGGTCCTGCATGGGCTGGGGACGTGGGGAGGGACCTGCCCGGGGGTGGCACAGCCTCGTTCCCCCCCCTTGCTTGAGCCACTGACGGCCGCCAGAATGTGA
- the LOC121060426 gene encoding G protein-coupled receptor kinase 5-like isoform X6, producing MELENIVANTVLLKAREGGGGKRKGRSKKWREILRFPHISQCNELRRGLEPDYGSLCEKQPIGRLLFRQFCETRPELLRCIRFLDAAADYELAPDEKRKEMGEEIIFRFLRQESPDYLPEISQAHVSQCLEELQKSPCKELFSSCLHPLRQYLSRAPFADYLDSMYFDRFLQWKYLERQSVTKDTFRQYRILGKGGFGEVCACQVRATGKMYACKKLEKKRIKKRKGEAMALNEKQILEKVNSRFVVSAVPRGAGRLGGAGADGGAQVSLAYAYETKDALCLVLTIMNGGDLKFHIYNMGNPGFKDERVVFYAAEICCGLQHLHQEGIVYRDLKPENILLDDDGHIRISDLGLAIKIPEGETIRGRVGTVGYMAPEVINNERYAFSPDWWGLGCLVYEMIAGQSPFRARKERVKREEVEKRVQEQQEHYSDKFSEDARAICMLLLAKDPQQRLGCGADGAAEVKRHPFFRTINFKRLEAGITKPSFVPDPRAVYCKDVLDIEQFSTVKGVNLDQADNDFYAKFATGSVSIPWQNEMIETECFKDLNVFGPNGTRSPDLDWRQLPEPPKRSLLQRLFRRHPADYTIGANVPSPQPAATNSHLPAAGAACQARSTAPAPS from the exons ATGGAGCTGGAGAACATCGTGGCCAACACCGTGCTGCTGAAGGCCCGCGAAG GTGGTGGCGGCAAGCGGAAAGGCCGGAGCAAGAAGTGGAGGGAGATCCTGCGGTTCCCGCACATCAGCCAGTGCAACGAGCTGCGGCGAGGCCTGG AGCCGGACTACGGCAGCCTGTGCGAGAAGCAGCCCATCGGGCGGCTGCTCTTCCGACAGTTCTGCGAGACGCGGCCGGAGCTCCTGCGCTGCATTCGCTTCCTGGACGCTGCG GCGGACTACGAGCTGGCCCCAGATGAGAAGCGCAAGGAGATGGGCGAGGAGATCATCTTCAGGTTCCTGCGGCAGGAG TCCCCCGATTACCTGCCCGAGATCAGCCAGGCCCACGTCAGCCAgtgcctggaggagctgcagaaaagcCCCTGCAAAGAGCtcttcagcagctgcctgca ccccctgcgcCAGTACCTGAGCAGGGCGCCCTTCGCCGACTACCTGGACAGCATGTACTTCGACCGCTTCCTGCAGTGGAAGTACCTGGAGAG GCAGTCGGTCACCAAGGACACGTTTCGGCAGTACAGGATCCTGGGCAAAGGCGGCTTCGGAGAG GTGTGCGCCTGCCAGGTGCGCGCCACGGGGAAGATGTACGCCTGCaagaagctggagaagaaaCGGATCAAGAAGCGGAAAGGGGAGGCGATGGCCCTGAATGAGAAGCAGATCCTGGAGAAGGTCAACAGTCGCTTCGTGGTGAGTGCGGTGccccggggcgcggggcggctcggcggggccggggctgacGGTGGCGCGCAGGTGAGCCTGGCGTACGCCTACGAGACCAAGGACGCGCTGTGCCTGGTGCTGACCATCATGAACGGCGGCGACCTCAAGTTCCACATCTACAACATGGGCAACCCCGGCTTCAAGGACGAGCGCGTGGTCTTCTACGCGGCCGAGATCTGCTGCGGCCTCCAGCACCTGCACCAGGAGGGCATCGTGTACAg GGACCTGAAGCCAGAGAACATCTTACTGGATGACGATG GCCACATCAGGATCTCCGACCTGGGGCTGGCGATCAAGATCCCCGAGGGCGAGACGATCCGGGGCCGCGTGGGCACCGTGGGCTACATGG CCCCCGAGGTGATCAACAACGAGCGCTACGCCTTCAGCCCCGACTGGTGGGGCCTGGGCTGCCTGGTGTACGAGATGATCGCGGGGCAGTCGCCCTTCCGTGCCCGCAAGGAGCGGGTGAAgcgggaggaggtggagaagcgggtgcaggagcagcaggagcactaCTCCGACAAGTTCAGTGAGGACGCCAGGGCCATCTGCATGCTG ctcctggccaAGGACCCCCAGCAGCGGCTGGGCTGCGGGGCGGACGGGGCCGCCGAGGTGAAGCGCCATCCCTTCTTCAGGACCATCAACTTCAAGCGCCTGGAGGCCGGCATCACGAAGCCCTCGTTCGTGCCGGAT ccccgggccgTGTATTGCAAGGACGTGCTGGACATCGAGCAGTTCTCCACCGTGAAAGGCGTCAACCTGGACCAAGCCGACAACGATTTCTACGCCAAGTTTGCCACCGGCAGCGTCTCCATCCCCTGGCAGAACGAG ATGATCGAGACCGAGTGCTTCAAGGACCTCAATGTCTTCGGACCCAACGGGACCCGCTCCCCGGACCTGGACTGGAGGCAGCTGCCCGAGCCCCCCAAGCGCAGCCTTCTGCAGCGCCTCTTCCGCCGCCAC CCAGCCGACTACACCATCGGTGCCAACGTGCCGTCCCCGCAGCCGGCAGCCACGAACTCGCACCTTCCCGCGGCCGGCGCCGCCTGCCAAGCCCGGAGCACGGCACCGGCACCGTCCTGA